The stretch of DNA GCCCAGCGCGTCCCCCTGGAAATCCGGCTTGCGGAACCGGTCGGCCTCGGAGACCAGGACCCGTTCGATCGCCGTCGGGTCACACAGCATCACGGTGTCCATCGGCCCCATGCCGAACCGCGCCACGTCGCCGTAGGCGGTCTCCAGCGCCGAGATGAAGCGAAAGGGGTCCCGTGCGTACGTCCGACTGCTCCCGAACAGCGGTTCCCCGCGTGGACCCGGTGGTGTCCCAGACATCGACCGCTAGTTGGGCTGGACACGCTTGAATGGTGTGCCAAACCGCGGCGTTCGCGGCCTGTATCCGCTCAGAGCCAGCGGCTGGGGTCCAGCGATCGATCGGTGTGTCGACCGACCCAGATACCGGCCAGGCCGCCCACGGCGCTCAGTCCCACGGTGTACGCGAGGAAGAACACGCCGACGAGCACGAGAAAGAGGTCGTACGCGGGCGCGGACGGTGCGACGCCGAATCCGAGCAGGCCCGCGACGGCGAGTGCCGGCACGAACAGGACCGACAGGGGGACCGCCGCCCCGACGCCGGCCAGCGCCCCGAGCCACAGGCCGCGGGCGTAGCCCCCGCCGTCCCGGTCCGCCGCGACGGCTCCCCCGATGACCGACGAGAAGGGGACGAACGACAGGACCAGCGTCACGAGCGCGCCCCAACCGGCGGCGACGAGCGTCTCTCGCATCCCTGTCGAGGGCCTCGGGGCCGGCGGTCAAATAGCTGGCTCCGGTCGTCAGTTCCCGATGTCGGTCTCGTACTTGACGTAGTTGCCGAGCCAGCCGCCCGCGGCGCTCAGGCCGACGATGTAGATCGCACCGACGACGGCGACGACGAGGAAGAACACGAGACCGAACGCACCGAAGCCCATCGGTGCGCCGCCGCCCAGCACCATCCCGAGGAACACGACGACCACGAACAGGAACAGGACCGCCGACAGCGCGAGGCCGATGACGCCGGAGATGACGCCGACCCGGAGCCCGTCGTCTCTGTCGCCGCCTTCGAGGTAGCCGGCCAGCGCCCCGCCGAACAGCGGGGCGAAGGGGACGAAGCCGCTCAGGACGGCCGTCGCGACTGCGCCGATGAGCGCGTTGAGGAGGGTATCGCCTTGTGCCATCGTTCGCGGCTTGACGGGGCGGGTGCCTATGCTTTGTGCTCCGGGGCGGGACGCCGGCGTCGCCACTGACGGGCGAGCGGGCCGGAAAACCGTCGTCTCGAATCGTTAGATCTCGGACTCGAAGTCCGCCAGTTCGTAGGCGGGCTCGGCCCCGCGGCGGTCGAGCGTCTCGTTGGCCAGCAGCCAGTAGACGACCGACAGCGCCTTGCGCCCCTTGTTGTTGGTGGGGACGACCAGGTCGACGTTCGACGTGGTGTTGTTGGAGTCACACATCGCGATGACCGGGATACCGACCGTGATGGCCTCCTTGACCGCCTGGGAGTCGCCGATCGGGTCGGTGACGACCACGACGTCCGGCTCGATGTAGCCGTCGTAGTCCGGGTTCGTCAGCGTCCCCGGGATGAACCGGCCCGTGCGGGCGCGGGCACCGACGGCGTCGGCGAACTTCTCGGCCGGGAAGCGGCCGTACTGGCGCGACGACGCCACGAGGATCTGCTCGGGGTCGTAGTTGGCCAGGAAGTCCGCGGCGGTCCGGATGCGCTGGTCCGTCATCGACACGTCCAGCACGTACAGGCCGTCGTCGCGGACGCGGTGGATGAACCGCTCCATGTCCTGGGTCTTCTGCTGAGTCCCGATGTGGACACCGGCACCCAGGTAGTCGTCGACCGGGATGAGGAGGTCGGCCTCGGCCTGCTCGTCGGGCATCACGTCCTCGTCGAGCTGGGGGCCGGCGTCCTCGTCCTCGTCGGTTGTCTCGGCCGCTGCCGCCTCGTCGGCGGCGTCGGCGGGCTGTTCCTCGGCTGTGGGCTCGGCGTCGGTCTGTTCGTCGTCCGCCTCGGACGGGTCGAACTCGGACTCGGACGCGTCGAGGCCCTCTTTCTCGTTGCCGCTCATACTGCGTTGTCCTCGATACGGATGAGTTCGTTCAGCTTGGCTGTGCGCTCGCCGCCGACGGCACCCGTCTTGATGAACGGTGCGCCGGTCGCCACGGCGAGGTGTGCGATCGTGGTGTCCTCCGTCTCGCCGCTCCGGTGGGAGACGACCGACTCGTAGCCGTTCTCGGTCGCCAGTTCGATGGCGTCGACGGCGTCGGTCAGCGTCCCGATCTGGTTGGGCTTGATGAGGATGGAGTTGGCCGCGCCGGCGTCGATGCCGGCCTGCAGGCGCTCGACGTTGGTGACGAACAGGTCGTCCCCACAGATGAGCGTCTGGTCGCCGACCTCCTCGGTCAGCTCGGCGAAGGCCTCGTAGTCGTCCTCGTCGAGGGGGTCCTCGACGTAGACGAGGTCGTACTCCGCGACCTTCTCGGCGATGTACTCCTTCTGCTCCTCGGTGGACTTGACGCCGTCGTCGTAGACGTAGCCGCCCTCGTCCTCGTCGTAGAGCTCGGCCCCGGCGACGTCCAGGCCGAAGGCGATGGCGAAGCCGAAGTCGTCGGCGACGGTCTCGACGGCCTCGTCCATGATCTCGAAGGCCTCGTCGTCGGAGACCGACGGTGCCCACGCGCCCTCGTCGCCCTTGCCCGCGGGCAGGTCGCGGTCGGCCAGGATGTCGTGGACCTCCTGGTGGACCGCGGCGTTGGCGAAGACGGCCTCGGCGACGCTGGGTGCGCCGACCGGGGCCGCGAGGAACTCCTGGATGTTCGTGGCGTCGGCGGCGTGTTCGCCCCCGCCGACGATGTTGCCCAGCGGCGTCGGGAACTCGTTGCCCCGGAAGGTACCGCCCAGGTGCTGGAACAGCGGCGCGCCCAGCACGTCGGCACCGGCCTTCGCGGCCGCCATCGAGATGGCGACCGCGGAGTTGGCACCGATGCCGGAGAAGTCGTCCGTGCCGTCGGCGGCGTGCAGCGCCGCGTCGACGTCGCGCTGGTTCCCGGCGTGGACCTCGCCCACGAGCCGCGGGATGGCGTCCTCGCGGGCGTTCGCGATGGCCTCCTGGGCCGGGAGTTCGATGGCCTCGTACTCGCCGGTGCTTGCGCCGCTCGGTGCCTTGCCGCGGCCGAAGCCCCCACTCTCCGTGAGGACGTCTGCCTCGACGGTCGCGTTCCCGCGGGAGTCGAGGACGCGGCGGAGCCGGACGTCAGTGATTAGCGTCAATTGTGGTCACCTCGTTTCACCGTGAACGGGAGCACGTCCGCGTCGTACTCCTCGGCCGCGATGAGGATCGGTTGGGTCTGGTCCGTCTCGATGAGGACGGGTGCGCCGTGGGCCAGCTGCAGCGCTCGCGCGCCGAGTTTGCGGGCCTTCTCGTATCGGCTCTCCTGTGCGCTCATTGGTAGGGTGCGACGATGTCGACGAGGTCCTTGTGCGAGACGAGCATCCGGCGACAGCAGTGCCGCTCGACGCCGAGTTCGTCGAGGACCTTCTCCGGGTCCTCGGGCTCCTCGGCCTCGCGGGTGCGTGCCTTGAACTCCTCCCAGTGCTCGCCGACGACGTTGCCGCAGGTGAAACACCGGACCGGTACCATCATACTTGGATCACCTCAGCGGTAGGACTTCTGGTAGCGGGCCCGCGCGCCGGGACCGCCCCACTTCTTCGGTTCGGTCTGTCGGACGTCGTTGACCAGCAGCGAACGGTCGAACTCCATGTAGGCGTCGCGGAGTTCGGCGTCGTTCGTGAAGTCGACGAGGCCGCGGGCGATGGCGGTGCGGGCCGCGTCGGCCTGCCCCATCACGCCGCCGCCCTCGACGGTCACCTCGACGTCGACGTCGTCGCGGAGGTCCTCGTCCGCGATGCGGAACGGCTCCAGCATCTTCAGCTGGGCCAGCTCCGGGTCGACCAGTTCGACCGGCTGGGAGTCGATGCGCACCCGGCCCTCGCCCTCGCGGATCGTCGCGCGGGCGACGGCCGTCTTCTTCTTACCAGACGTGTTCGTTACCATGTCTTGTTCGCTCCGAGTTGCTCGCTGACGTCGGCCAGCGAGACGAACTTGATGTTCGACAGTCGGTCCAGCGACGTGCCTTCGACGACCTCGCCCTCCTCGTCGTGGGGGTTGCCGACGTAGACGCGGACGTTCTCGAACGCCTCGCGGCCACGCTGTTCCTTGTGGGGCAACATCCCGCGGATCGAGCGCTTGAGGATGCCGTCCGGGCGCTTCGGGTAGAAGTACCCGTTGTCGTTGCCGATGTCGACGCGCTTCTTGTACTTCTCGACGATCTGCTCCTCGCGACCGGTGATGACCGCGCGCTCGGCGTTGACGACGGCCACCGACTGGCCGTCCATCGCCTTCTCGGCGACCTCCGAGGCGACGCGACCCATGATGCAGTCGCGGGCGTCGACGACCACGTCGGCGTCGAACTCCGCGAGGCTCATCGGATCACCCGCACGTGGGAGCCTTCCGGATTGTTTTCGATAGCCTGTTCGAGCGGTACAGCCTCACCGACCTGGTCGATCTTCTTCTCGGCGGTGCCTGAGAAGTCGACCGCGGCGACGGTGACGTCCTTCTGCAGGACGCCGGAGCCGAGTACCTTGCCGGGCACGACGACGGTCTCGTCCTCCTGGGCGTAGCGTTCGATGCGGCCCAGGTTGACTTCCGCGTGTGTACGCCGGGGCTTCTCCAGCCGCTCGGCGACGTCGCCCCAGACGTTGCCGCCCGCGTCGCGGGCGGCCGACTTCAGGTCGGCGATGAGACTACTGAGTCTCGGGTTCGTCTTGCTCATAGAGTTCCTCCTTTGTCGGAAAAGTGCAGGGAGCAGGATTTGAACCTGCGGACCCCTACGGGACAGCGCCCTGAACGCTGCGCCGTTGGCCTGACTTGGCTATCCCTGCTCGCGTTCTTGCGTTTCACGTGCCCCGTAAAAACCCCTTCGGTCCTCGCGCTTCGGGGGCGGGCGGTCATCGGCGTGGAAGGGGTGTGTCGGATCACGGTGGCGTTACAGTTCGACTGCCTCTTTCAGTTCGGTCGCGCGGCCGCGCAGCGACTCGACCGCGCGCAGGACCAGTTCCTCGGTGGTGAACGAGCCGTCCGTCTCGACGTGGAACACGAAGGCGTTGGGCACGTCAGAGACCTCGACTTCCTTGCCGGGGTAGCGCTGGGAGAGGTCGTTGTCGAACGCCTCGGTGGCGACGAGCTCGCCGTTTTCGGCGTCGCCCGCGGCGTGCTCGGCGGCGGACTCCTCGATGACCCCCCGGAGGATGTTGGTCTCGTCGTCGGCGAACTCGCCCTTGTCGCCGACGACCTCGACGCGCTGGAGGTGGCGGTAGCCGACAGCGACGCCACCCTGGTGTTTGGCGTGTTCCTTGCCCGTGTCCAGGACGGCGTCGGCCTCGACTTCGAGGCGCTGGCCGTCCTTGAGATCGATGATGGGGACGTTGTCCTCTGCGGGCTCGACCAGCCCGTCGCTGGAGACGAGATCGCCCGAGTAGGCCGTCCCGGGACCGTCGACCGACAGCGACAGGGTCACCTCGTCGCCTGCCTCGAAGTCGTCGAGGTCGGTCGTCAGCGGGACCAGCCCGAGTCGCAGGCTGATCTGCTCGTTGAACATCACGCTGGTGTTCTCGATGACCCGGACGGTGTCGATGCTGAACGTGGGCACGTCGGCGATCATCGCCCGGCGGATGCCGTTGGCAAAGGCCGGCGTGATGCCACGCACGAGGAACCGCGCCTCCTCGTCGCCGCGGTCGACGAACTCAACCTCGTAGTCCTGTGTCATGTGTTAGAAGCCGGAGTTCTTGGGTGCGCGAGTGCCGTCGTGGGGCGTCGGCGTGACGTCCTCGATGCGGCCGATCTCCAGGCCCGCGCGAGCGAGGGCTCGGATGGTCGCCTGTGCGCCCGGCCCGGGGGAGGTCTGCTGGTTCCCGCCGGGACCGCGGACGCGCACGTCGACGCCCTCGACGCCCTGGTCGAGCGCCTTCTCGGCGACGACCTCGGCCATCTGCATCGCGGCGTAGGGCGAGGCCTCGTCGCGGTTCTGCTTGACGACCGTCCCGCCGGAGCTCTTCGCCAGCGTCTCCGCGCCGGTCTGGTCGGTGATGGTGATGATGGTGTTGTTGAACGATGCGTGCACGTGGGCGACGCCCCAGATTCCGTCGTTTTCGGCTTCGCTCATTCTTGGGCCTCCGCGCGTTCGGGATGCAGTTCGTCCGACAGCGAGCTGTTCTCGTCGAAGCCGACGGTGTCCTCGACGGCCACCTCGACCTTCATCGACGGGCGCGTGACCCGCTGGCCGCCGAGTTCGACGTGGCCGTGGACGATGAACTGCCGCGCCTGCTCGGGCGTGTTCGCGTAGCCCTTGCGGTAGACGACGGTCTGGAGCCGGCGTTCGAGGACATCGGTGACGTCCAGCGACAGGACGTCGTCCAGCGTGTCCTGCTCGTTGAGGATGCCGTAGCGCTTGAGGCGAGCGAGGAACTCGTCGGCCTCGTCGGTCTCGGTCGTCCGTCCGAGCAGTTCGCGGGCCTCGCGGCGGAAGCCGCGCAGTTCGGACTGGGCGCGCCAGAGCTCCTCCTTGTTCTTCAGGCCGTAGCGGCCGACGAGGTTCGACTCGTCGGCGATGCGCTCGCCCTGGTAGGGGTGGTTCGGCGTCTCGTAGAACTTCGTGTTGGAGCCGAGCGCCATTATTCGTCGTCCTCCCCGGCGGCCTCCTCGGCCTGCTCTTCCTTGATCGCCTCGACGTTGACGCCGATGGTGCCCTCGGTACGACCCGTGGACTTGGTTCGCTGGCCGCGGACCTTCTGCCCGCGCTTGTGGCGGACCCCGCGGTAGGAGTCGATCATCTTCATCCGGTTGATGTCCTGCCGGCGGGTGAGCTGGAGGTCGTTGCCGGTCTCGTGGGTGGTCTCGCCGGAGAAGTAGTCCTTCTGGTGGTTGGTCATCCACTCGGGGACCTCGTCGGCGTAGTTCTCGACGACCTCGACGACGTCGTCGATGACGTCGTCGTCGAGTTTGCCGATGACCTCGCGGCGGTCGACGCCCGCCTTCTGGGCGACGATGCGGGCCGCTCGGTGGCCGATACCGTTCAGTTCTGTCAGTGCTCGTTCGACGGACTTCGTGCCGTCGAGGTCGGTCTGTCCGATGCGAACGAAGTAGCGGATGTCCTCCTCCTCATCCGCGTCCTCGCCCGCGTTGGGGTCTTCTGCACTCATATGTGGGTAGTCGGTCTGGTGAGCGTCGTGGCGGGGATTCGAACCCCGGAGGCTGTACGCCACAGAGTTAGCAACCCTGCGCCTTGGGCCAGGCTTGGCTACCACGACACGTGCTTGCTGTACGCTCGCCCGCGACACGCGGACTCGGGAGCGGCACTCCCTACACGACTGTGCCCGAGACTATTCCGGGGTTGTATTTAAACGCAACGGACCGGCCCGGGCGCGACAGTCCGTTGCACGGCCGACGCCTGGCACCGACACCCAAGGAGATTAGCCGACGGCAGCCCAATCCCCGTCTATGTGGCCACCGGTCCGGGCTGACGGCGGTACCGACGTCGAGCCGACGGACAGAGCGGCGCTCCGGGAGCACCTCGAACGGTTCGCGGGGACCGTCACGGAACGGGCGGACGGCACCCTCAGAGCCGAGTTCGGCGGCCGGGCACACTTCGCCGTCGACCCCGACGGCCGGGTAGACGCCGGGATGCCACTCCACACCGTCGACGCGGTCGCCGATCGGCTGACCTTCGACCACGAGGGCGGCGAGGTCCACGTCGAGGGGTCGTCGGGCCTCTCGTACACCTTCCGCCGACCCTGACCGGTCGGAACGGCGCGACCCCGCCCCTGTCACAATCCTTATCGCACCTCCGGGGCCTACCCGGAGGTATGAACGAGGACGACGTTCGCGAGCGCCTCCGGGCCGTCGAGGACCCGGACCTCGGCGACGACATCGTGTCGCTGGATCTCGTCAACAGCATCGAGGTGACCGACGACGCGGTCGGCATCGACCTCGCACTCGGCGCACCGTACTCCCCGAACGAGACGGCCATCGCCGGGCGCGTCCGCGAGGAACTCGCCGACCTCGACCGGGAGATCGAGCTCTCGGCGAGCGTCGATCGCGGCGTCCCCGAGTCGGAGGACCCGCTCCCGAAGGTCAAGAACGTCATCGCGGTCGCCTCGGGCAAGGGCGGGGTCGGGAAGTCGACCGTCGCCGTCAACCTCGCGGCGGGGCTCTCACAGCTGGGCGCGCGGGTCGGGCTGTTCGACGCCGACGTCTACGGCCCGAACGTCCCCCGGATGCTCGGGGCCGACGAGTCCCCGCAGGCCACCGAGGAGGAGCAGATCATCCCCGTCGAGAAGTACGGGCTGAAGCTGATGAGTATGGACTTCCTCGTCGGGAAGGACGACCCCGTCATCTTCCGCGGCCCGATGGTCGACAACGTCCTCACCCAGCTGTGGGACGACGTGCTCTGGGGCGGGCTGGACTACATGATCGTGGACCTCCCGCCGGGCACTGGCGACACCCAGCTGACGATGCTCCAGCGGGTGCCCGTCTCCGGCGCGGTCATCGTCACCACACCTCAGGAGGTGGCGCTGGACGACGCTCGCAAGGGCCTGCGGATGTTCGGCCGCCACGAGACGCCCGTCCTCGGCGTCGTCGAGAACATGTCGACGTTCGTCTGTCCGGACTGTGGCGGCGAGCACGACATCTTCGGCAGCGGCGGCGGCCGCGAGTTCGCCGAGGAGACGGACATGCCGTTCCTCGGGGAGGTGCCGCTGGACCCCGACGTCCGGGAGGGTGGCGACGACGGCGAACCGCTCGTCCTCGACGAGGACAGCGAGGTCGGCGAGGCGTTCCGCGATATGGCAGCCCGTACCGCGAACATGCAGGGGATCGTCCACCGGAAGCGCCAGTCCGAGGGCAAGAGCGCGGCCGGCGCGGTCGAGGAACCCCACGAGCACTAGCGGCGTCGCTGCCCACCGGCGAGGACAGAGAGAAAGACCGGATTACGCCTCGACGGGGTTGTTGTACTTGCGCGTGACGTAGCCGGCGATGCGGTTGCGCACGCTCTTGGACTCGATGTCGGTGACCTCCTCGACGACGTCCTTGTTGTGCTCGAAGTCACCGCCGAAGGCGTCGGGGTATCGCTCCATCAGCAGCGTGCCGGTCTTCTTGACGTAGGCGGGTTTGATAGCCATACGTGTCATTTCAGAACTGGCGGTGAAAAAGGGTTCGAATCCGCACCGGCGAGCGAGGGTTCATCAGTGATCGCGGGGCCAGCGGACCCGTGTCCTGACGAACGCGGCGGTGTGGCAAGCGGGAGCGCGACGCGACACACCGCCGGCAGCCGGTCGTCGGACCGGGTCACCGCGTCGCCTGCTCGCTACCACTCCGCGTCGGTCAGTTCGCGAACGCGCTCGAATGCGGCGCGTTCGCGCTCGCTCCCGGCCGTCTCGACGACCGACTCGAAGTACCGGAGCCGGTCCAGCAGCGTCTCGGTGTCGTAGCTGTCGACGTCCAGCCGCGAGGCCGCGACCGTCGCCTCAACGACGGCGGCGTGGCCCCGGTTCGTCGTCGGCACGGCGCGGCGCTCGACGGCCGACTCGATCGGTGTCAGCGCCCACTCGACCCACCGGGTGCCGCCGTCCTCGCCGTCGGCCAGTCGCGCCACCGCGACCCTGACCCAGGCGTCCGCCGAGTCCAGCACCGGATCGGCCGCCTCGCGGACCGACAGCGCCGCCTCCGCGAAGTCGACCGGGTCGCGGGTGAACTGGACGTACCCCCCGCCCCGTTCGCGGAAGTTCCGCCACGTCCGGGTCCGACCCCACGTGGTCGCCGTCACGGTGGCGTCCGAATCCTCATCGTCCCGTCCGTCGTCCGGGGCGTGCAGCCCCAGCGCCGCGACGTTCCACAGGTCGTTCGGTCCCAGCGTCGTCACGACGGACTCGGTGACGCCCGCCAGCTCGACCGGCCAGTCGGCGTCTCTCACACCTCCACCCCCCGTTCGAGCGCCACGAACAGCGCGCCGGCGACGAGGTCCGCCGTCGTCCCGGGGTTGACGTCGCGGGCGACCAGTTCCTCGGCCAGCTCCGTCGCGTCCTCGTCGCCGTCGAGGACCGCCCGCGCCCGCCGCTGGACCTCCGCGGCCGTCTCGGGGTCGTCGCGCGTGACGACGAAGGTGTCCGGCTCCGCGGCCAGCAGTTCGAGGAAGACACGCGAGGCGCGGTCGGCGACCGGTCCCGTGGCGTCCCGAACGCGCTCGGCGGTGTCGAACACGCGCTCGAACCCGGCCGTCCACTCGGCGGCCACGCCGTCGACGTCGGCGCTGTCGGCCATCACGTCGGCCAGGGTCAGCCCGCGGCGTTCGAGTTCCGGGACTGCGTCGCTCCCGCGACGCACGTCCAGGGGTTCCATCCCCTCGGGCGGATCGTCGACCGCCACGTCGACGTGTTCGAACGCGCGGTAGAAGTCCGCGGCGTCGGCCACCGTCGTCGCGTCGACGACCTGCCGGACGCCGGCCCGTGAGAGCGCCCCATCGCCCGCGGCGGCGACCAGCGGCGACAGCACCAGCAGCGCACCGAACTGCGTGTTGCCGGCCGACTGGTCGGCCATCCCGTGGACCGCCCGCTCGAAGGCGCGGCCGACGCGTTCGCCCTCGGCGGCCAGTGCGAGTCCCGGCCGAGCGCCGACGGCACCCGCGAGGAAGTGCTCGAACCGGAGGTCGTCGTACTCGCGCTCGCGGTCGACGTTCCCCGGCTTGGGCGTCCCGGCGACCTCCAGCAGGAGGGCGAGTTCGGCGTTCTGAGCAGGCGTGCGACGGCTCACGGCCCCACCTCCGCCGCGAACCACTCGTCGGTGGCCGCTCGCACGTCGGCCAGCACCTCGGGATCGTCGCTCGGCCGGCCCACGCTGACCGCGTCGGCTCCGTACCCGAGGTACTCGCGGGCGGTCTCGCGGTCGCGGACGCCGTTGTTGGCGACGACGAACAGGTCCGTCGCCGCGACCACACGCTCGACGACGCTCTCGGAGTCCATCGCGTCGACGTGGACGGCGTCGCCGCCGGCCGACTCGACCGCCCGACAGACCGCCGGGAGGTCGACGCCCCCGACCTCCGCCCGGACCTTCACCGAGACCGGCGTACCGGTCGCCGCGGCCGCGCGGACCTGCGCGGCCAGTCGGTCGGTGTCCCGCAAGAGCGCCTCGCCCGCGCCGGCCGCGCACATCTCGTCCTGCCGGCAGTGGGCGTTGAGTTCGAGGACGGCGTCGTGGGCCGCACACACCTCGCCGACGCGACGGATCGGGGGGAGCGAACTGCTCCGGACGTTGAACGCCGGCCTGAGCGGCGAGTCGGCGAGTGCCGACAGTTGTCGGTCCACGAACGCGACCGGGTCCGCTGGCAGGAACTCCGAGCGATCCCGCTCGACCAGCCGCCGGGCGGCCTCCCGGGTCGCCCCGTCGAGCGCGATCCCCCCGAGGAACGCACAGCCGACGTGCTCGGCGGCCGCGCGCGCCCAGTCGGCGTCGGCCGCGCCGCTGAGACTCGCCAGCGCGACGCGGGGCTGGAACATCAGGCCACCCCCGCGAGCGCGTCCGCGACTGCGCGGGCGACCCGGGCGGCGTCCGCGTCGGTGTCCAGCGTCGTGTCCGTCCGCACGACCGGCCGGTCGAGGTCGGTCCCGTCCTCGTCGTCGAGGACGAACGCGTCGGCGAAGGGGTAGCACTCGGCGACGCCGGCGGTGCTCGGCTCGCGGCCAACACCGGCCAGCAGGTCGGCCGCCGGCCCCGAGAACACGCGGTCCTCGACGAACGGCGAGACCGCGACGACCGGGGTCTCGGCCAGCGCGGCACGGACCCCGTCGACGGCGAGCATCGGACCGATGGACGTCACGGGGTTCGACGGCCCGATCACCACCGGCTCGGCCAGCGCCGTCAGGACGGCGTCGGTCGCGCTCGCCCGCTCGCTGCCCCGGAACTCGACGTCCTCGACGGCCGGTTCGCCGTCCCGTCCGACCCACCACTCCTGGAAGTGCATCGGCCCGTCGGGCGTGTGGACGATCGTCGCCACGGGGTCGTCGCTCATCGGGAGCAGCGTCCGGTCGAGACCGAACGCGTCGGCCAGCGTCCGCGTCGCCTCGGTCAGCGTGTGCCCCTCGTCCAGCAACGAGGTCCGGGTGACGTGGACCGCCCGGTCCCGGTCGCCGATGTGCATAAACTCCGCGACGCCTGAGAACCGCCGCCAGCGCGCGATGTCACGGCCCGC from Haloarcula litorea encodes:
- a CDS encoding triphosphoribosyl-dephospho-CoA synthase — encoded protein: MVRGGGGAVSRRTPAQNAELALLLEVAGTPKPGNVDREREYDDLRFEHFLAGAVGARPGLALAAEGERVGRAFERAVHGMADQSAGNTQFGALLVLSPLVAAAGDGALSRAGVRQVVDATTVADAADFYRAFEHVDVAVDDPPEGMEPLDVRRGSDAVPELERRGLTLADVMADSADVDGVAAEWTAGFERVFDTAERVRDATGPVADRASRVFLELLAAEPDTFVVTRDDPETAAEVQRRARAVLDGDEDATELAEELVARDVNPGTTADLVAGALFVALERGVEV
- a CDS encoding tRNA-dihydrouridine synthase, coding for MFQPRVALASLSGAADADWARAAAEHVGCAFLGGIALDGATREAARRLVERDRSEFLPADPVAFVDRQLSALADSPLRPAFNVRSSSLPPIRRVGEVCAAHDAVLELNAHCRQDEMCAAGAGEALLRDTDRLAAQVRAAAATGTPVSVKVRAEVGGVDLPAVCRAVESAGGDAVHVDAMDSESVVERVVAATDLFVVANNGVRDRETAREYLGYGADAVSVGRPSDDPEVLADVRAATDEWFAAEVGP
- the cofD gene encoding 2-phospho-L-lactate transferase codes for the protein MVTFLAGGTGTPKLLAGADDVFAPAESTVVANTGDDVELGGHLVCPDLDTVLFLDGGALDSETWWGIADDTAETHDELHRLADAAGLDGGPRYLPADRQTAGRDIARWRRFSGVAEFMHIGDRDRAVHVTRTSLLDEGHTLTEATRTLADAFGLDRTLLPMSDDPVATIVHTPDGPMHFQEWWVGRDGEPAVEDVEFRGSERASATDAVLTALAEPVVIGPSNPVTSIGPMLAVDGVRAALAETPVVAVSPFVEDRVFSGPAADLLAGVGREPSTAGVAECYPFADAFVLDDEDGTDLDRPVVRTDTTLDTDADAARVARAVADALAGVA